The bacterium genome includes a window with the following:
- a CDS encoding glycosyltransferase family 39 protein: MNSHQRSGPAAGRRNDRADFGFGLLLVAFAAALRFWQLDSLGLTHFDEGSYAMTGRWLATFGREGWIFQSGHAPGLFPTLVGMCFLLCGVQDYAAIGVSACTGSLTVAVIYAIGRCWFGRAAGLLAALFLATAEYHLIYSRLALTDATFTLLFWASLGCLFMGIQENRRSWLISGGVLTGLCWNTKYHGFFPLLIAGAWLCVQAVYRLSRRHQPVAAKELWRSFGLAAAIAGLLYLPWLSFVQFSVGYGAILQGQVAHSFGQSALLVTSPQTLYFYLSHWLTPALLLAALAGATAVLLRRDRSGFFLLLVLVLFAASALFYLSFPRLLLPVVPGLCLLAGLGVAELGRLFRRRAQWLRAGLAVVILTMNSRAAQPVLALRTDAYRRAADYLQQARVPVLTQMSKNFYFYEKAKSLELRRHQPAQLDSLLLHAGQALIAVDPILQRFPERAQWFEKWRPRLSHVHEIPIDLYEPVYYQGFDPTRLAQLPPVVAPFRPGEAKIEIYEWRNPR, encoded by the coding sequence ATGAACAGCCATCAGCGCAGCGGGCCGGCCGCTGGCCGCCGAAATGATCGCGCTGATTTCGGCTTCGGCCTGTTGCTCGTTGCTTTTGCCGCCGCCTTGCGCTTCTGGCAGCTCGACAGCCTCGGCCTCACGCATTTCGACGAAGGCTCGTACGCCATGACCGGCCGCTGGCTCGCCACCTTCGGCAGAGAAGGGTGGATTTTTCAATCCGGCCACGCGCCCGGTTTGTTTCCCACGCTGGTGGGAATGTGCTTCCTGCTCTGCGGTGTGCAGGATTACGCCGCCATCGGCGTGTCCGCTTGCACCGGCAGCTTGACGGTGGCCGTGATTTATGCGATCGGACGCTGCTGGTTCGGCCGCGCCGCCGGATTGCTCGCGGCCCTGTTCCTGGCCACGGCCGAATACCATCTCATCTATTCGCGCCTGGCCCTGACTGACGCAACTTTTACATTGCTGTTTTGGGCGAGTCTGGGATGTCTGTTCATGGGCATCCAGGAGAATCGCCGGAGCTGGCTCATCAGCGGCGGTGTGCTCACCGGGCTGTGCTGGAACACCAAGTACCACGGCTTCTTTCCGCTCTTGATTGCCGGCGCCTGGCTCTGTGTGCAAGCGGTGTATCGTCTCTCGCGCCGACACCAGCCGGTTGCCGCAAAGGAACTCTGGCGCAGTTTCGGTTTGGCCGCGGCGATTGCCGGACTGCTCTATTTGCCGTGGCTGTCGTTCGTGCAGTTTTCGGTGGGCTACGGCGCCATTCTGCAAGGGCAAGTGGCGCATTCCTTTGGACAATCCGCGCTGCTGGTCACCTCGCCGCAGACACTGTACTTCTACCTCAGCCATTGGCTCACCCCGGCCTTGTTGCTGGCGGCTTTGGCCGGCGCAACGGCCGTGCTGCTGCGTCGTGATCGCAGCGGCTTCTTTCTCCTGCTGGTGCTGGTGCTGTTCGCAGCTTCCGCGCTTTTCTATCTCAGCTTCCCGCGCCTGCTGCTGCCGGTGGTGCCGGGCTTGTGTCTGCTGGCCGGCCTTGGCGTCGCAGAGTTGGGCCGGCTTTTTCGCCGGCGGGCCCAATGGCTGAGGGCAGGGCTCGCTGTCGTCATTCTCACGATGAACAGCCGAGCCGCGCAACCGGTGCTGGCGCTGCGCACTGATGCCTATCGCCGCGCAGCAGATTATCTGCAGCAGGCCCGCGTTCCCGTGCTCACGCAAATGAGCAAGAATTTCTATTTCTATGAGAAAGCGAAATCGCTCGAGCTGCGCCGCCACCAACCCGCACAGCTCGATTCATTGCTGCTGCATGCCGGGCAGGCGTTGATTGCGGTGGATCCAATCCTGCAGCGATTTCCGGAGCGGGCGCAGTGGTTTGAAAAGTGGCGCCCGCGTTTGTCCCATGTGCACGAGATTCCCATCGATCTGTATGAGCCGGTTTATTACCAAGGGTTCGATCCCACCCGTCTGGCGCAATTGCCGCCGGTGGTTGCGCCGTTTCGTCCTGGCGAGGCGAAGATCGAGATATATGAATGGAGGAATCCGCGTTGA
- a CDS encoding B12-binding domain-containing radical SAM protein, whose product MDLLLTHGYFLQDDAKEREIMKPYPPLGLLYLSAYLKQKDFAVAIFDSTFAGQQDFAQLLSAKKPAAVGLYANLMTKFNVLAMISIAKQHNCTVIVGGPDPPYYAEEYLDCGADIVVIGEGEQTLEELLPILQSGRHERLLQVAGIVFKDQHGRAQRTPARPLLADLDRLPLPDRGAIDLPRYVAAWRTHHGTGAVSLITSRGCPYSCTWCSHSVYGKSLRKRSPQLCAEEVELIRAAYQPDMLWYADDVFNINHKWLFEYAAALQQRKIKIPFECICRADRLNEEIVAVLAEMGCLRVWLGSESGSQRLLDQMKRGVKAGQVQAMTRLAKRYGLETGMFLMWGFEDENEDDIAATIDHVKKANPDLVLTTVSYPIKGTEYYQRMAEQNLIAANGKWQASNDRDFRIRGRHSRRYYDYVNRRLHGELARQRLQENGTGSWLRRAQAAAQAQLGRLGMALTAHEREA is encoded by the coding sequence ATGGACCTTCTTCTCACCCACGGCTATTTTCTGCAGGACGATGCCAAAGAGCGGGAAATCATGAAGCCCTACCCGCCGCTTGGGTTGCTTTACCTTTCTGCGTATCTCAAGCAAAAAGATTTTGCCGTGGCAATCTTCGACAGCACGTTCGCGGGCCAGCAGGACTTTGCGCAATTGCTGTCGGCGAAGAAGCCGGCTGCCGTCGGCCTCTACGCCAATCTCATGACGAAATTCAACGTCCTGGCGATGATCTCGATTGCGAAGCAGCACAATTGCACGGTGATCGTTGGCGGGCCGGATCCGCCCTACTACGCCGAGGAATATCTCGACTGCGGCGCGGATATTGTAGTCATCGGCGAGGGCGAGCAGACTCTGGAAGAATTGCTACCGATTTTGCAATCCGGCCGGCACGAACGCCTGCTGCAGGTGGCCGGCATCGTTTTCAAAGATCAACACGGCCGGGCGCAGCGCACGCCCGCGCGGCCGCTGCTGGCTGATCTCGATCGGCTGCCGCTGCCCGACCGCGGCGCTATTGATTTGCCGCGCTACGTTGCCGCGTGGCGCACGCATCATGGCACGGGCGCGGTGTCGTTGATCACCAGCCGCGGTTGCCCTTATTCCTGCACCTGGTGCAGCCATTCGGTGTACGGCAAATCCCTGCGCAAACGCAGCCCGCAACTTTGCGCGGAGGAAGTCGAGCTGATTCGCGCGGCGTATCAGCCCGATATGCTGTGGTATGCCGACGACGTGTTCAACATCAATCACAAATGGCTGTTCGAATATGCCGCCGCGCTGCAACAGCGCAAGATCAAGATTCCCTTCGAATGCATCTGCCGCGCCGACCGGCTGAATGAAGAAATCGTGGCGGTGCTGGCGGAAATGGGCTGCCTGCGCGTGTGGCTGGGCTCGGAGAGCGGCTCGCAGCGCCTGCTGGATCAAATGAAGCGCGGGGTGAAGGCCGGGCAGGTGCAGGCCATGACGCGGCTGGCCAAACGCTACGGTCTCGAAACCGGCATGTTCCTGATGTGGGGTTTCGAGGACGAAAACGAAGATGACATTGCCGCTACGATCGACCATGTGAAAAAAGCCAATCCCGATCTCGTGCTGACCACGGTGAGCTATCCCATCAAGGGCACGGAATACTACCAGCGCATGGCTGAGCAGAACCTGATTGCTGCAAACGGCAAGTGGCAGGCAAGCAACGACCGCGATTTTCGCATCCGCGGCCGGCACTCGCGGCGCTACTACGATTACGTCAATCGCCGGCTGCACGGCGAGCTGGCGCGGCAGCGGCTGCAAGAGAACGGAACCGGCTCCTGGCTGCGCCGCGCACAAGCGGCCGCGCAGGCGCAGCTCGGCAGGCTGGGTATGGCGCTGACCGCGCATGAGCGGGAGGCATGA
- a CDS encoding fibronectin type III domain-containing protein, producing MVRNFHSSRGRIVMAAALCVACFGKAEAQWQWEKKTSLHGNIAQIAQVAVAINPRNPNTIYAAGDSFAISRDRGEHWQHLPLPPGVLAISTITVHPADTNLILIGGYATGVHRTTDSGLSWQEVLPRVDFNGRSIVVDPIHPDTLHLGSLGQGFYSSHDRGQTWFLASSEIGSFCCLALRPDRSNVLLGGTYTNATISKSDDHGKTWRAVTKRDAAEIPVIVFDHNAPGNVYASVWGTRSDHGVVHSTDGGENWSPLGFAGTEIWALEVSPADPNLLVAGGFGLSMGRTYLSHDRGRSWCAIERGLPRDMLVWMIAISAANEVYLAGTPQATNQGGVYKLAPGDFPPDPPQALAARETGSGTTALLSWQPPATCSAPIVNYHVRYGRSSGTVTDSVEAGSATQILLTDLQEGVTHFIQVLAIDNAGRRSLPSAEIRFTPSRIPAAPQGLAARHGLFQAKLAWQRNTDLDLAGYNLYRSRQPHAGFTKLNTALIGDTAYVDADLPAGRFYYALTAVDTTGFESAFTAPLAYRPLTLARGLLLIDETRDGTGIPASPSDAQVDDFYRRLLARFEFAEYDVRSAGLPDDTLGAYRMLLWHHDDTTPTNLPGLQKLLADYLEAGGRLLFSGWNLMASFTGNTSPKGFAAGDFAFDYLQIDTTWKATEVQFTGVRGAAAGYQAVGVDAQRVPVPSWNGLLRDVYVFRPRPGAKTLFRYLANDTAYAFHDYPAGMVSTQHHVAVLGFPMYFMVESEAGAAMHTLLTQEFGLTPTGVESGLANDGFPQSYALSPNYPNPFAAFTRLQFFLPQAATVEIEIFNVLGESVVRLANGDFEAGRHELAVTQALGRNGVYFCRMTVKQREAVVHRQTRKLVVIN from the coding sequence ATGGTACGCAATTTCCACTCGTCACGAGGCAGAATCGTGATGGCGGCCGCTTTGTGTGTCGCTTGCTTCGGCAAGGCAGAGGCGCAGTGGCAGTGGGAGAAAAAGACTTCGCTGCATGGCAATATTGCCCAAATTGCCCAGGTGGCGGTGGCGATCAATCCCCGCAATCCGAACACGATTTATGCCGCGGGTGATTCCTTTGCGATCAGCCGCGACCGGGGCGAGCACTGGCAGCACCTGCCGCTGCCTCCCGGCGTGCTGGCGATCAGCACGATCACGGTGCATCCGGCGGACACCAACCTCATTCTCATCGGCGGCTATGCCACCGGCGTGCATCGCACCACGGATTCGGGCTTGAGTTGGCAGGAAGTGCTGCCGCGTGTCGATTTCAATGGCCGCTCGATTGTCGTGGATCCGATTCATCCCGATACCTTGCATCTCGGCAGTCTCGGACAGGGGTTCTATTCGAGCCATGATCGCGGGCAAACCTGGTTTCTCGCGTCGAGCGAGATTGGCTCGTTTTGCTGTCTGGCCCTCCGGCCGGACCGCTCCAATGTTCTGCTGGGCGGAACCTACACCAATGCCACCATCAGCAAATCGGACGATCACGGTAAGACCTGGCGCGCCGTGACCAAGCGTGATGCCGCCGAGATTCCCGTCATCGTGTTCGATCACAACGCGCCCGGCAATGTCTATGCTTCGGTGTGGGGCACACGCAGCGATCACGGGGTCGTGCACAGCACCGATGGCGGAGAGAATTGGTCGCCGCTCGGTTTTGCCGGCACCGAGATCTGGGCGTTGGAGGTCAGTCCGGCTGACCCCAATCTTTTGGTTGCCGGAGGCTTTGGCCTTTCGATGGGGCGGACTTATCTCAGCCATGATCGCGGCCGTTCATGGTGTGCCATTGAACGCGGCTTGCCGCGCGATATGCTCGTCTGGATGATCGCGATTTCGGCGGCCAATGAAGTCTATCTCGCCGGCACCCCGCAAGCCACCAATCAGGGCGGCGTGTACAAGCTGGCGCCGGGTGATTTCCCGCCCGACCCGCCGCAGGCGCTGGCAGCGCGCGAAACCGGTTCCGGCACCACCGCGCTGCTTTCCTGGCAGCCGCCCGCCACCTGCAGCGCGCCGATTGTCAACTATCACGTGCGTTATGGCCGCAGCAGCGGCACTGTCACCGATTCCGTGGAGGCCGGCAGCGCCACGCAGATTTTGCTGACCGATCTGCAGGAAGGCGTGACTCACTTCATTCAAGTCCTGGCGATTGACAATGCCGGCCGCCGCAGTTTGCCTTCGGCCGAAATTCGTTTCACACCCAGTCGCATACCGGCGGCGCCGCAGGGCCTCGCCGCGCGCCACGGCTTGTTTCAGGCAAAACTCGCCTGGCAGCGCAACACCGATCTCGATCTGGCCGGCTACAATCTCTATCGCAGCCGGCAGCCGCATGCCGGTTTCACCAAACTCAACACGGCGCTTATTGGCGATACGGCTTATGTCGACGCGGATTTGCCGGCCGGCCGTTTCTACTATGCCCTCACGGCCGTGGATACGACCGGTTTCGAAAGCGCATTTACCGCGCCGCTGGCCTATCGTCCGCTCACGCTCGCGCGCGGCCTGTTGCTCATCGATGAAACCCGTGACGGCACCGGCATCCCGGCCTCGCCCTCCGATGCCCAGGTCGATGATTTCTATCGCCGGCTGCTGGCGCGTTTCGAGTTTGCCGAATACGACGTGCGCAGCGCCGGCCTGCCGGATGACACGCTCGGCGCCTACCGCATGCTGCTCTGGCACCACGATGACACCACGCCCACCAACCTTCCCGGCCTGCAGAAGCTTCTGGCGGACTACCTCGAGGCCGGCGGCCGGCTGCTCTTTTCCGGATGGAATCTCATGGCCAGTTTTACCGGCAACACTTCTCCCAAAGGCTTTGCCGCCGGCGATTTTGCCTTTGATTATCTCCAGATCGACACGACCTGGAAGGCGACCGAGGTGCAATTCACCGGTGTGCGCGGTGCGGCCGCCGGCTATCAGGCGGTGGGCGTCGATGCCCAGCGTGTGCCGGTGCCCTCCTGGAACGGCTTGTTGCGCGACGTCTACGTCTTTCGTCCGCGGCCAGGGGCGAAAACGCTGTTTCGCTACCTGGCGAATGACACAGCCTATGCCTTCCACGACTATCCGGCCGGCATGGTCTCGACCCAGCATCATGTCGCCGTGCTCGGCTTTCCAATGTACTTCATGGTGGAATCCGAAGCCGGCGCGGCAATGCACACGCTGCTGACCCAGGAATTCGGCTTGACACCAACCGGCGTCGAAAGCGGTCTTGCAAACGACGGCTTCCCGCAATCGTATGCGCTCTCGCCCAACTATCCGAATCCATTTGCGGCTTTCACGCGGCTGCAGTTCTTTTTGCCGCAAGCGGCAACCGTGGAAATCGAGATCTTCAATGTGCTGGGAGAAAGCGTTGTCCGCCTGGCAAACGGCGACTTCGAGGCGGGCCGGCATGAGCTGGCGGTGACCCAGGCGCTCGGGCGCAACGGCGTTTATTTCTGCCGGATGACAGTGAAACAGCGTGAGGCCGTGGTGCATCGCCAAACCCGGAAGCTGGTGGTGATCAATTGA